Proteins found in one Panthera tigris isolate Pti1 chromosome B3, P.tigris_Pti1_mat1.1, whole genome shotgun sequence genomic segment:
- the LOC107180492 gene encoding olfactory receptor 11H4-like, with amino-acid sequence MNSSETSTVTKFVLLGFPGCQELQSFLFSLFLGIYIFTIMGNGIIVCAVRLDQRLHTPMYILLGNFAFLEILYITSTVPSMLVNFLSETKTISFVGCFLQLYFFTSLGTTEAYFLCIMAYDRYLAICHPLHYSTTMTQQLCYILMSLCWVLGFLSYSVSTIQLSQLPFCGPNTIDHFMCDMDPLMALSCATAPVMEIISYVLNSLIIILTLLYILGSYTLLLIAVLKVPSAAGLRKAFSTCGSHLTVVCLFFGALLAMYVSPTADNPVEIQKILTLFYSVVTPFLNPLIYSLRNKDMKAALKKILFGDKVKENDQRAKLCRTLYTIVRTFNSM; translated from the exons ATGAACAGTTCAGAGACAAGCACTGTGACTAAGTTTGTCCTCCTAGGCTTCCCTGGTTGTCAGGAGTTGCAAAGTTTCCttttctcactgttcctgggGATCTATATATTTACCATAATGGGAAATGGGATTATTGTCTGTGCTGTGAGGTTGGACCAACGGCTCCATACCCCAATGTATATTCTCCTAGGCAATTTTGCTTTCCTTGAAATCTTGTACATTACCTCCACTGTGCCCAGTATGCTAGTCAATTTCCTCTCAGAAACAAAAACCATCTCTTTCGTTGGCTGTTTCCTCcagttatatttttttacttccctTGGTACAACTGAGGCATATTTCCTCTGCATCATGGCATATGATCGGTACCTCGCTATCTGCCACCCACTGCACTACTCAACCACCATGACCCAACAACTCTGCTATATCTTGATGTCTCTTTGCTGGGTATTGGGGTTCCTTAGTTACTCTGTCTCCACTATACAGCTCTCTCAATTGCCTTTCTGTGGACCCAACACCATTGACCACTTTATGTGTGACATGGACCCACTGATGGCTCTGTCCTGTGCTACAGCTCCAGTCATGGAGATCATCTCCTATGTCCTGAACTCTCTCATCATCATCCTCACACttctgtatattcttggctcctatACTCTTTTACTGATAGCTGTGTTAAAAGTGCCTTCAGCTGCTGGCCTGCGGAAGGCCTTTTCCACCTGCGGATCACATCTGACAGTGGTATGCTTATTCTTTGGAGCCCTTTTGGCAATGTATGTGAGTCCCACAGCTGATAACCCAGTTGAAATTCAGAAGATTTTGACTTTGTTCTACTCCGTGGTGACTCCCTTCTTAAACCCTCTGATTTACAGTTTACGAAACAAGGACATGAAGGCTGCACTGAAGAAAATCC TTTTTGGAGATAAAGTCAAAGAGAATGATCAGAGGGCCAAATTGTGCAGGACCTTGTACACCATAGTAAGAACTTTTAATTCCATGTGA
- the LOC107180493 gene encoding olfactory receptor 11H7, with amino-acid sequence MNKSGISTVTQFVLLGFPGPWKIQIIIFSMVLLVYILTLTGNMAIICAVRWDHRLHTPMYVLLANFSFLEIWYVTCTVPNMLVNFLSKTKTISFSGCFTQFYFFFSLGTTECFFLCVMAYDRYLAICRPLHYPSIMTGKLCVILVCLCWLIGFLGHAITIFFISQLPFCGPNIIDHFLCDVDPLMALSCAPTPIIEYVFHFVSSLIIILTILYIIGSYALVLRAVLQVPSSAGRQKAFSTCGSHLVVVSLFYGTIMVMYVSPTSGNSVAMYKIITLIYSVVTPVLNPLIYSLRNREMKFALRQVICGIRIIQPS; translated from the coding sequence ATGAATAAGTCAGGGATATCTACTGTGACACAGTTTGTCTTGTTGGGTTTTCCTGGTCCCTGGAAAATACAGATCATCATTTTCTCAATGGTTTTGTTGGTCTACATCTTGACTCTGACTGGGAATATGGCCATCATTTGTGCAGTGAGGTGGGACCATCGGCTCCATACACCTATGTATGTGCTCCTGGCCAACTTCTCCTTTCTAGAGATCTGGTATGTGACCTGCACAGTCCCCAACATGCTGGtcaattttctttccaaaactaAGACCATATCATTCTCTGGCTGCTTCACTCAATTCTACTTCTTCTTTTCCCTGGGCACAACTGAGTGCTTCTTCCTCTGTGTCATGGCCTATGATCGGTACCTGGCCATCTGCCGTCCACTGCACTATCCCTCCATTATGACTGGGAAGCTCTGTGTCATTCTGGTGTGTCTTTGTTGGCTCATTGGTTTCCTTGGACATGCAAttactattttcttcatttctcaacTACCCTTTTGTGGTCCCAACATTATTGATCACTTCCTGTGTGATGTGGACCCACTGATGGCATTGTCCTGTGCCCCCACACCAATCATAGAGTATGTATTCCACTTTGTGAGCTCTCTTATCATCATTCTCACCATTTTGTACATTATTGGGTCCTATGCCTTAGTGCTCAGAGCTGTGCTTCAGGTTCCTTCTTCAGCTGGGCGGCAAAAGGCCTTCTCTACCTGTGGATCCCACTTAGTTGTGGTGTCTCTATTCTATGGAACCATAATGGTGATGTATGTGAGTCCTACATCTGGCAACTCAGTTGCTATGTATAAGATTATCACACTGATATACTCTGTAGTGACACCAGTCTTAAACCCCCTCATCTATAGCTTACGCAACAGGGAAATGAAATTTGCCCTCCGTCAGGTCATTTGTGGAATAAGAATCATCCAACCCTCATGA
- the LOC102949519 gene encoding olfactory receptor 11H6 has product MFIVIHSLVTSVSLTALESGNATMHFVTEFVLLGFPGQREMQNFFFSLILVVYLLTLLGNGVIVYVVKWDKRLHTPMYILLGNFAFLEIWYISSTVPNMLVTILSETKTISFTGCFLQFYFFFSLGTTECFFLSVMAYDRYLAICRPLHYPSIMTGKLCVILVCVCWVSGFLCYPIPIVLISQLPFCGPNIIDHFVCDPGPLFALACIPAPSTELICYTFNSVIIFGPFLSILGSYTLVLRAVLRIPSGAGQTKAFSTCGSHLMVVSLFYGTLMVMYVSPTSGNPAGMQKIVTLVYSAVTPLLNPLIYSLRNKDMKDALKKLLGLRSNPN; this is encoded by the coding sequence ATGTTCATTGTTATTCACTCCTTGGTTACTTCTGTTTCTCTAACAGCTTTGGAATCTGGGAACGCAACAATGCATTTTGTGACTGAGTTTGTCCTCCTGGGTTTTCCTGGTCAAAGGGAGATGCagaactttttcttctcattaatcCTTGTGGTCTATCTCCTCACTCTGCTGGGGAATGGGGTTATTGTCTATGTAGTGAAATGGGACAAGCGGCTTCACACACCCATGTACATCCTCTTGGGAAACTTTGCTTTCCTAGAGATCTGGTACATCTCCTCCACTGTCCCAAACATGCTGGTCACCATCCTCTCTGAGACCAAGACCATCTCCTTCACTGGATGCTTCCtccaattttacttctttttctcacTGGGTACAACAGAGTGTTTCTTCTTATCAGTTATGGCTTATGATCGGTACCTCGCCATCTGTCGCCCACTACATTACCCTTCCATCATGACTGGGAAGCTCTGTGTGATCCTGGTCTGCGTTTGCTGGGTGAGTGGATTTCTCTGCTATCCAATCCCCATTGTCCTCATCTCCCAACTTCCCTTCTGTGGACCTAACATCATTGACCACTTCGTGTGTGACCCAGGCCCATTGTTCGCACTGGCCTGCATCCCTGCTCCTTCCACTGAGCTTATCTGCTATACCTTCAACTCAGTGATTATCTTTGGGCCCTTCCTTTCCATCTTGGGATCTTACACTCTGGTACTCAGAGCTGTGCTTCGTATTCCTTCTGGTGCTGGTCAAACTAAAGCTTTCTCCACATGTGGGTCACACCTAATGGTGGTATCTCTATTCTATGGAACCCTTATGGTGATGTATGTGAGCCCAACGTCAGGAAATCCAGCAGGAATGCAGAAGATCGTCACTTTGGTATACTCAGCAGTGACTCCACTCTTAAACCCCCTTATCTACAGTCTTCGAAATAAAGACATGAAAGATGCCCTAAAGAAACTCCTAGGACTAAGAAGTAACCCAAACTGA